CATATTATCTTTAGTGGATTTTGGTTTTCATAATATAAAGAGAAGGCTTCTTGAGCCAGCTTCTGTTGTCAGtcttacaaactaccaaaatctTAGCTTTCTTCTTGAAACAAGGAATAAGAATACCCCAGAAAAAACCCAGTTAGTCAGAATTCTGATTCTTCTATTGCAACATTAGTAACATACAGCTTGACTTATATAAATCATACTGGAAATTTAAACTTTGGTGGGGTACTATAGCCAAAGGGGAAATTGAGATTAAGCCTAGCATGTAAGACAGAACCAAGGAAAAGAtatgtaaaaaaaggaaatcagtatataaaaagacagaaaagcagcCATAGCCTAGTCACTGAGTTCACTCCTCATatattctttccccctcctcatTTTGCGTCCATGTGTCTGAGCCTCTGAGTGTGATAGAAATGCAGGGATGTGGGATGATAAAAGCAACCATATAGTGAGGCTTCATGTACCATTTTCAAACAAACTTGCCTCTCTGGATGAATGTTAGATTACTTTCTGGACCTAGTAGCCTGACATAATCTACACGGGTAAGAGCTAGAGGGAACATCGCTGCAGAGTTGAGGAGATGGTTCTGGCTTTAGACCTTgaaagacctgagtttgaatctctATTCTATGACCCACTGGCTCTATGACCACTCTAAGTTctgatttcttcatctgcaaaattagGATAACAATACCAACCTTGCAGAGCTGGTGCAAGgattagaaatgataaatatgagGCCCCTGTTTAGTTCTTAGACCATGATAGATAGCAAATAAATGATGCCTTTTATTAGTATTCAAGTAATTGTGCCACCCTATCTATACTGATAGATAACAAATGAAAGATCTGAGAGTTTGAGGGATTCAAAAATGAACTGGACTAGAGGtaagaacaaatgaaattataagaATGGCAAAAGGAGGGTCACCttggtggctcggtcagttaagctctgcctttggctcgggtcatgatctcagggtcctgggatggaaccccacgtcgggctccctgctccacggggagtctgcttctccctctcctcctgctttctctcactctctctctctcaaataaacaaataaaatcttaaaacaaacaaaacaaaaaacaacttactCTCAATATGAGTTTGGTCCCCATCTGGAGGAATAGGCATCAATAATCCCAATTCAGCATTTTCTTGACAGACTTGTATTTCAAACAACACTGTAGCCTATTTCTGAAGGTATGTACAGCTTGCTTAAGAGTTTCAGCCATAATAGAGGTCAAGAAAGTGccaagtaatctttttttttttttaaagattttatttatttatttgacagagagagacatagcgagagggggaacacaagcagggggagtgggagagggagaagcaggcttcccgccgagcagggagcccgatgcgggctcgatcccaggaccctgagatcatgacctgagccgaaggcagacgcttaacgactgagccacccaggcgccccagtgccaAGTAATCTTAAGGGACCAGAATACATTGAGATCAGAAACTAAGGTTAAGGTGTGCCCAGTTATACCTGTTGAGCAGCCATAATGAATCTTATTTCCTGAGCTATGATGAAGAGTTGGGTGATGGAATGAAGTGTGCATCACCCTCCAGAACAGACTCCTGCTCCTGTCAAATGCGGGTAATAAAATACCAATTAAACACAACCCTGTGAATCTTTGAGGAAGACACCGTCGCAGCTACAGCAGAGGTTTGGAcgccctgctcctgctcctgaCTCACCGCTGTTCGCTCTCACGGGGGAACAGTCAGTCAGGAAGGCGCGCCGCAGCCATGGCTTTTAAAGACACCGGGAAGACACCCGTGGAACCGGAGGTGGCGATTCACCGAATTAGAATTACTCTCACTAGCCGCAAcgtaaaatctttggaaaaggtATGTGCTGACTTGATCAGAGgtgcaaaggaaaagaatctccAAGTGAAAGGACCAGTTCGGATGCCTACCAACACTCTGAGAATCACTACAAGAAAAACTCCTTGTGGTGAAGGTTCTAAAACTTGGGATCGTTTTCAGATGAGGATCCACAAGCGACTCATTGATTCGCACAGTCCTTCTGAGATTGTTAAACAGATTACTTCCATCAGTATTGAGCCAGGAGTTGAGGTTGAAGTCACCATTGCAGATGCTTAAATCaacctttttaataaattgattatcagttgttaaaaaaaaacacaaaaaacccacaaccctATGGGCCTTTCACAGTAAGTCAAGACTCTATCCAACCACCAAGCAACCTCCTGCCACAAAGATTGTCTTTGGAACCCTCCCAAAGGAAACCTCAAAGTCATTTTGTCATGTGATGAATTTCTCACCATCTCAGGGTTAGATGCTATTAAAATGAGTTCCTTCTTGGTACAATTTCACTTGTGTTCTTTTGGTTGACTCTTGTTAGAGATAACAAAATAGCTGGCTCGCATTTTTATACATtagtaaaaatcaaataaaatgccatttttctattttgtgtccTGATAGTGGGTTCCTTTAGAAGTCAGGTTCCATACTTTAGCTTTAGGACaacatttaatttcattatagTTCTAGATTATGAACCTTGAATCTGAATAGAAACTCCTAAAATTAAGATACAGAATAGGAGTAGCCATAGCTAAACAGCATAATATATGTCTTTATGATAACATAACTTCTTCACATTGACAATCATCTCGAAGACATGTTTTTAGCttagtggcattttttttttcacaatagcAGAATAATAGTAATTAgaatacacgcacacacatgcacacacacacacagaccatcacccccaaccaccaccaaaaCAAAGCAACCTGCTCAGAAAACAAACGAAATCACTCCACTTAATTCTTGCaatcttggttttaaaaattagcctGCCTGAATTTAAGTTTTTCCTGTTGATATTTCATAAGTCTGAGTTTTTTTCGTTTTCTATATAAACTCTCACTGTGAGGACTCCTAGTGTGGTATAACTTTAAATTCAAAAACTTCTGCTTTAAAacttcatctttattattttaactttttaattaaagattatttatttatctatttgacagagagagacacagcgagagagggaacacaagcaggggcagtgggagagggagaagcaggcttcccacggagcagggagccagacgtggggctcgatcccaggaccctgggaccatgacctgagccaaaggcagacgcttaatgaactgagccacccaggtgccccaaaacttcaTCTTCAAAAACTCTAAAattgcaggatgcctgggtggctcagtcagttaagcaactgactcgattttggctcaggtcaggatctcagggtgtgagatcgagccttgcctggggctcccactcagtggggagtctgcttaagatattccctcttcctctccctctgccccctcccccctgctcttgcgtgtgtgctctctcgctcacaaaataaataaatgaaatcttcaaaacaatttttcaaaaacttctaaaattgctgcaacctttttaaaattgatttttatttatttattttaaagattttacttatttatttgagagagagtgagagagatcacagagggagagggagaaccagactcaccgctgagcagggagcccaatgggggctggatcccaggaccctgggatcatgacctgagctgaaggcagacgcttaatgactgagccacccaggcgccccttaaaccaGGACATTTATCGTGTGACTAATCCTTGAAATCCTTAAGATGAATTGGATGCTGCAACAGCTGCCCTCTTGGGTTTAGGTTTTGTTCCTTCCTGGAATTCAGATCTGAATCTGCAGTACATGATTTTTAGGTGCCTCATTCTACCGGTCCAGTGGTATTTTAGCTTTGGCACTCCAGttatcctctctcttcctcttggcaGGATAGCCGCGTTTGCCACAGTTGACTTTTGAAGATGACAGGCCTTAGAGTTACAGTGGTGACACAACGAAGGCGTCTTATTGTGATGCTTTCCAAATGATGAAGTCCCCTTCGTCCTCTCGTTTCTGCCGCCGAGACCAAAGACTAAAATTGCTCCATCTTTACCAACGAAACTACTCTTTTAGGAATTACTCCTTTTCAAGTTAAATGGCATAATAagtcaaggagaagaaaaaactgGCTTGAGAGTCAAGATGTTGAAAATCACTGTAAGTTGCCTAACCAGGAATACAACAAAAGGAAAGATTATTTTACTAAAACaatgtttgaaaatatatttcatgtctcaaaacaaaacaacattaggTGGATGTGTTTCTGGAAACTTGCAACAAGCTTGTATGTAACTGTAAAGTGTAGTAAAATACAATCTAGTTAGGACACAGGTATCCTATCATAATACTTATTTTTGTTCAAACTCAATCGTGACAAAATGACTGTCAGTTATCTCTATTTGGGAAGGTTCTAAAGGCAATCTTTGTGGGCAGGAAGTTGGTGGTGGGATAGAGTCTTGACTTATTGGGAAAGACCCAGTGGGATGTGCGTAACTGATATTCTATTACCAGGATTTGACAGGAGCAGAAGTCTGCTCTGGAGGGTGATGCACACTTCACTCCATCACTCGACTCCTTGTTATAGTTCAAATTCAAATTCCCCAACATCCTATATTTAGACCAATAGTGACAGGTGCAAAGAATTCAGGTAAAGGCAGAATAAAAAGAGGactagatggggcacctggctggctcagtttaggtagagcatgtaactcttgatcttggggttgagcgttt
The sequence above is drawn from the Neomonachus schauinslandi chromosome 5, ASM220157v2, whole genome shotgun sequence genome and encodes:
- the LOC110580985 gene encoding 40S ribosomal protein S20-like, which codes for MAFKDTGKTPVEPEVAIHRIRITLTSRNVKSLEKVCADLIRGAKEKNLQVKGPVRMPTNTLRITTRKTPCGEGSKTWDRFQMRIHKRLIDSHSPSEIVKQITSISIEPGVEVEVTIADA